The sequence below is a genomic window from Candidatus Sericytochromatia bacterium.
CGTGAGCGCCTGCACCACGATGTGGCGATCGGCAAAAATCTCGTTGAGGCTGCCCAGCGTCTCGACCGTCTTGGCCTCAACGGCGCGGCGGCGGTCCGCTGCCGTGCGCAGGTCAAAGTAAGCCAGTGCCCCGATCGCCTGCTGTTTCAGCTGCGCCTCGAGCGCCACCACCTCGGCCTGCAGGGTGACTTTCTGGCCTAGCTTGCCGTTGCGCTCCGCGGTCAGGCGCTCCTTGCGTTCCAACTCAGGCTTCAGCATGAACCAGCCGCTGCCACCACTGCCCAGCAAGAGGGCGGCCACGGCCACCCCGGCAATCACGGATTGTCTCACGAGGCCCCCTGTGGGGAAGCGGCCCCTGAGGTGGTTCCAACGGTTCCCGCCTGCGACGGGGTTGGCAGCAGCGAGCCAGGCTGAATCTCGGCCTTGATCCGGAAGGAGAACAGGCCCGCTTCGCTACGCAGTACCTCCAGCAGGCTGACACGGCTGACCTCCCGCAACTCCGCCAGCTTGTGCGCCAGCAGCAAGCCTGAGCCCTGAGAGGTCGCAGCCCCTTCCAGCAGCACCGTGGTGGGCGTATCGGCAGACAAGCGACTCAGATAGGCATCTGCCGGCACGATGTCAGAGGTCTCGGCGAGCAAGTTGACCGCGAGATTGGGGGCCGCCTGCTCGCCGATCAGGTCAAGGATGGCCTTGTTGGTGTCCGTCTCCAGCTTGAGGGCCGTCAGCCTGGCATTCAGCACCGTGGTATCGGCCGTCAAGCCCGTGATTTCGGCCTCGAGCCGCTGGTTTTCCGCCCCCACCACCCCGTAGGCCATGTAGGCCACGCCGCCCGCCCCCGTGAGCAGGCCCAACGTGGCCAGCAGGGCGGCCACCCCGACACTGCGGTCGACATTCAGGCCGGCCCACCAGACGCTCAGACGTTCCCCCAGGGCCCCGCCGAATCGCTCGCTGCGGGACAGGTCCAGACTGGGAATGGCCGTCTCGTAGCCCCACAGGGCCAGACCGAGGCAAGCCGGGCTGATGTGCTCCAGCGCGCTCGGCGGCACGCGCTTGGCCCAATGCTCCAGGCCCACCGCGGCCAGCGGGGTGTCCGTGTGACTTCGGAAATAATCACTGAGGCGGGCCGATTCGGCCAGGCTGGCGCCTGCGACCAGCAGTTCACGCTCCGTGCCGGCTTCCTCGAGCAAGGTGCGCGTGACCTCGGTTTCGATCTGCTGATAGCCCTGCTCGTCCGTCTGAGCTTCGTGGCGCTGCAGGGCCACCTCGCGCCAGTTCTGGAGGTTCTTGCCCTGCCAGCTGGTGATGACCAGGCGCAGGGCCATCACCGCGACGCCATCCCAGTGTTCGGTGGTCGTCGTGCGGGCATTCACCAGCTGACGCAGGCCAGCGAAGTGCACCAGGTCAAAGCCCAGGGGGCTCAGCTTGGCGACCTTGAGCGCCTTGGCATAGGCATCGAGGAGCCGTTTGGAGGTGGCCGCGTAAAACACCGTCGAGGTATCGGTGTCGGTATCGACCGTGAAATAGTCGACAAGGGGCTCCTCCTCCCGGAAGACCGAGTACTGCTCGGCCTCCGAAAGCACCACCTGCTGGAGCTGGTTGGCAGGAATGCGCGGCAATGAGACGAGGCGGGCGATCGCCCCCCGGCCGTACAGCCCCACCACCACGTGGCGGCAGCGGATGTCGTTGGCCGCCCAGAAGGTCGCCAGCGCCTCGCCCAGCGCCTGGGAATCGGCAACCTCGCCCTCTTCATCGACCAGCGAGGTTTCGAGGGTCAGGTGATGATGAAAGTCGAAACGAATCTGACCGTCGTCGCCCAGCACACAGTGGGCCGCTTCGATGGCCTGCGGCGTGATCAAAAGCCCCACGTGTTCGCGAACGGTCAAGGCCCTCTGTTCCTCCCAAGGACACCCGCGACGGCTGCCCCCGGACCCCAGCATAGGTCAGGCGAGCAAAGCCAGCAGTGAAGCATGCACCCTTGAACCGGTCGGCTCGAGGGCCCGGTCACCCACAAGCTCAGAGGGCGGAACCATCCGAGCGGCAAGTTCCCAGGTAGCGGAATTGCAAGCGGTCCGTGCCATTGATGCGATATGCGCGCAACTTGACGTTGGCGAAGCCGGTGATGGTTGCTCGGCTGCTGGCGTCGATGCTGCTGTACAGCACGACGATGACCGTGCGGTCGTTGGTGATGACATCTTGAATGGCGACGCCGACGGTGGCGGCCCAGTTATCCAGGTTGTCATGCTTGGTCACCTTGTCGCCGACATCCAGATGGCTATCCCCCGCATTCAAGGGGTTGATGTAAGTGGACGAATTGCCCGGATGCGTCAGACGCGCCGTCCAATCCGCTTCAGCCACGCCGGTATTCCAGCACGCCCAGCGCCAGTTTGAGTCGCTGGAGGTCAGTTCGCCGGTCTCATAACCGGAACTTTGCCCCGCAAACAGCGAGTCCTTGACCAGTACGGCGTAAACCGTATCGGAGGGGGGCGGCGTGGGGGTCGGGGTGGCGGTGGGGCTGGCGCTGGGTGAAGGACTTGCGGCAGCGGAGGCACTTGGGCTTGGTGATGGCGAGGCACTGGCGGACGCTGAGGCTGAAGGCGCCGGCGTGGGCGTCGCGGTGGGCGCTGGCGTCGGGTTGCTGACCACCGCCGTGGAAGGGGCGGTGGTCGGCGCGGGCGTGCGGCCGTCGGCGATGGAGGGCAATAGGTTCCCGTCGCGATCGCACGGGCCCAGGTAGGTAGCCGAGATGGACTTGCCCGACAGATCGTAGCCCGTCAACGTGACGCGGGCAAAACCCGAGATACGGTAGTCCCGGTTGGAGCCCGGCTCCCGAAAGGTATTCCAGACCAGCACCACCGACTCCCTACCGATGAAGGTATCGAGTGCGTTGCGCACGTTGGCCGAATTCGAGATACCCGTGTTGCCTCGCACCCAATCGAGCAATTCGAGGCTGTGATCGCTTGGATTGTCGGGGTTGTTGTAGGGATAGGCAGCCGGATTGGTGAGCATCCCGGCCAGTGCGTTGGCACTGGCCTCCCCGTTCCAGGAGACCCAGCCGAAATTACCGGAGCCGGTGCCCTCGAAGGCGTTCATGGTCTGTCCGACGGTCGCCAGCGCCACCGTACTCTCGCTGATCGTCAGCGGCAAGAAATTGCCGACACCGTTGGTGCTCCGTTCCGGATCCCACGGATACGTGTCGTTCGCGTTGGTCACCCCATCGCCATCATCATCTCCCCCCCCCAAGTCCGGCGTGATGGTCGACAAGGCCGACCAGTTCAACACGCGAGGCGCATAGACGCCCTGCACATAGAGTGGCAGCCCCGTATCGCGGGCCAGGCGGGTCCAGATGCGCAGCAGTTTCTCCTGCACTCGCGGATCTATGAAGATGGTGAGCCAGCGCTCGAGTCCGCCCCGTTCGTGCGAGCCGGCCACCGACTGGTAGCCAAAACTGGTCCAGTCGAGCATGCCCCGGGCGCCTACCCCGATCACAGGCGCCGTCGCCACGCCGTCATTCAGCGAGAGTGCCCCCCCGGTGGTGGACTGAATGTCCTGGCCATCCCGCCACTGCAGGTGCAGCCCCCCGACGCCGAAATCGACGGCGCTGCCATCCGCGGAGACCAGGTCCATGGCCAATGTCGGCGTGGCGCCGGACAGGCGACCGGGAAACTCTCCATCGAGGCGTTGCTGCATGTCGCGCGCCAGGTCCTGCACCAGCAGTTCCTGGTAGATCATCTGCACCGTGGTCTGGCCTTCCCGAAAGGCGTAGAACGTGGTGAGCAGGATGCTGCTGCCCAGCACGGCCGCCAGGGCCGCTTCGATCAGGGTGAAACCCGGACGGGCCAGGTCAGAGGCCGATTTTTTCATCAAGCGAAGCCGGCTTTCTGCGCAGGGTGGAAATGGTCAGCGTGGCCACCGTCTGGCTCTGGTGGGTCACGCTCAGGTCCATATACAGCAATTCGGCATTGGCCTCGGTGGGCGTCTCGCGCCGCTGGGTGACCCCCAACACGAAGCCCGAATCATCAGGAGGCGCCACCAGGCGGCAAGCTCCGGCGTCCGCGGGCACGTCCTGCAGCACCCGCAAACCTTCGGCCTCGGCCCGCAAAATCTGTTCCGCCATGAGGTAGCGACGCACCCCGCCGGTGTTCCCCTTGGGATCAATCAAGGAGACGGCATTACGAAAGTAGGTCGCCACGGCCATCAAGCCGCCTGCCACCACCAGCACCGCCAAGGTGATCTCGATCAGGGTGAAACCCTTCCGCGCCCGCAGCCGGCGCCGCGCCACCTGTGCCATTCAGTACACCTTGTACGCCGAAAGTTCCCAGGCCGCCGGCTGGCCGACCCCGCCGGCATCATAAGCCGCCGAGAAATCAACCCGCCGGGTGAAGTTGCCTACGCCCGGCAACGACAGCGAGGCGTCCACGCGAAAATCGTGGGTACCCGTGCGCGTGACCAGACAACTGGATTGTGCCCCTGCCACCCCGCGGGTCAGGGCCACGTGCTGGGTGAAGTCGACCGAGATCGAACTGGATGCGACCGCGCCCAAGGGCATGAAAGGATTGGCGGCCGCCACGTTGGCCGCTCGGTTGGCGCCAAACATCACGTGGTTCACCCCCATTTCGGCCAGATACAGGGTTTGTAGCTTGGCCAGCGAGATGCGTTGCAGTTCGACATTCTGGTCGAGTTCGCCCTTGAACATGAGGTGCAGGCTGGCTGCCACGGCCGCCAGGCCACTCACGATCACCAACGCGGTCAAGAGGACACTGCCAGTGCGCTGCTTCAGACCACCATTCCGGGCGCGCAGGCCGACGCCTACCATCGAGCGGGCCGCTCCGCCGGATACTGCTGGTTGGAGTAATTCAAACGAAAGGCTCCTTGCGTCTGGTCGTAAAGCCAACCCCCGTTCCCGTAGCCGGGTGAAGGCCCCGGCGACAGAAACACGGGATTGTCCCATTGCGGCGTCGGCGCCCCCGCCACCAGGGGAACGGGAGACGCCTGTGAGTCGAAGGCCAAGACGGTGGAGTAACCGCTCACAGGGTCAGCCGGCAGGGTGTTGACGCCACCTTGCGGGTGATAGTTCCCCCCAGCGGAGGTGACATTCAGCGACACCCCGAACACCGAAGCGTAGGGGGAGGGCGTGGCCGCGAGCGGTGGCGCTTGCCCCAGGCGGAACTTGTCGACGGCGATGTTCGACTGGACCGTGCCGACGATCATCTGGGCTTCCTTCAGGCGCGCGCTCGCGCGGACCTGCTGATAGGTGTAGACGCTCGCTGAGGCGACGATCAGTCCCACCACGATGGCCAGGGACACCTCCACGAGCGAGATGCCGGCGCGCGCACCGGCGGTGCCGAGGGGCGTTTTTGAACGGGTCAATGCTTGGCTCCTCCCATGATGCCCATCAGCGGGAAGTACAGGGCGCCCACGATGAACATGACGGTGCCCCCCAGAAACAGCGTCATCATCGGCTCGATCGCCGAGGTCAGGGCCTTCACGGATTGCTCCACCTCGTTGTCCATGTAGTTCGACGCCCGAAACAACATGTCGTCCATGGCACCGGTTTCATCGCCCACCGCGATCAGGCGATTGACCAGCGGGGGAAAGATGTCAGCCGCCAGGACGACGGCCCCCAGACGCGCGCCCATTTTGACGTTCTCGGTGATTTCCGTGACCTTGTCCTTGAGCATGTGGTTGCGCACGTTCTCTTCTAGCGAATCAAGCGCCCGGATCACGGTCAGGCCGGAGCGCAGCGAGATGGCCATGTTGTTCAACATATGCGTCAGCGTCACCTTGTAATTCAACGGCCCGAAGATCGGGATCTTGAACTCGATCTTGTCCCAGACGTACTTGAACAGGGCCGTCCGCACGATCAACTTGCCCAGCCAAACAAAGACGGGCAGCAGAAAGATGGTGTACCAGCGGTTCGTGACGAACCAGCTCATGGCCAGCAACATCTGGGTCGCCAGCGGCAGTTCGACCTTGAACTCGGCGAACAGCTTCATGAAGGTCGGCACGATGAAGATCATCAACCCGACCACGATCAGCACCAGAATGCCCAGCACGATCAAGGGATAGGTCATGGCCCCCTTGACCTTCTGCTGCAGTTCCAGCTGCTTGGCCATGTAATCGGCCAGGCGCGCCATATTCTCGTCCAGGTTGCCCGTCGTTTCCCCCATATCGACCAGTTCGATGAAGAGCGAGGGAAACACGTCCCGATAGGCCTTGATGCACTCCCCGAAGGAAACGCCCTGGGCGATCTGGTCCGACATTTCCGTGATGATCTTTTGCAGATACTTGTTCTGGACGGTGTCGCGCAGGAGATGCAGGGCCTGAACGATCGGCAGACCAGCCTGGGTGATGGCCGCCAGTTGCTGGGCCATCAGGGTCAGATCCTTCTGCGATACGCTGGGCGGAAAGATCTTCTGGATCAGCCGGTCCGCGTCCGAAGTCTCATAGGTCTGTTGCTTCTTGACCTGTGGCCCGCCGTCCTTGGAGGCCTTGAACTGCCCAAACCAGTCCTTTTTCAGGCTCTTCGGCAGCAGGCGCTGCTCGCGCAGCATCTGGCGCGCTTCCTTGAGCCCGTGAGCGCGGATGGTGCCAACGACCTCCTCACGGGTGTCATCGTTGATGGCCTCGTAAGCAAAATACTGCAGGCTGCCGAGGCGCTGGCGGAACTCTTCCTGTTCCGTGCGCTTCTTGGCCGCCTGGGCCTTGCGGCGGGCCTTTTCCTCCGGGGACGGGCCAGCCCGCTCGATCGCCGAGCGCATGCGCTCGACCCACAGCGTCAGCCGAGAGACCTCGTTCAGTTGGAGCGGCAACTGGCCGCGCTCCCGCAACTGGGTGCGGGCTTCCTTGACATCGCGCGCGGTCAGGCGTTCCTTGACGAAGCGGTTGTGAACGTCCTTGAAAACCGCTTCGTATACGCGCACAGGGCTGACTCCTAAGGGTCCTCTTCCTGCCCGTACCCCTTCAAGGGTGATTCTAAACGGCGGGCCGCGGGTATGAATCGGTATCACCGCGCCGTTTCCTCTTGTTCGCCAGGTAGCCCTCGATGCTCCATTCGCTGCCCCCGCTCCGACCGACGCTGTTGCTGGCCATCGCAGGACTGTCCCTGGTCGCCTGCCGCCCCTGGCTCGCCAACGTCCAGAGTGGCGGCTTGCCGAAACTTCAGTTTCGAGACGTGGATGCCTTCGTTCGCACAGAATGGGTCGGACAGCCGGCCACCATGGCCGATGTGGAGGCCTTTGCCACCTCGGTGCGGGGTTTTCGCACCCCTGGCCTCTATGCGCGGGACATCCCCGGTGTCAATAACTCCGTCTGTCACGTCTATGCCTATGCCGACCCGGTCATGGTGGTCGGCACCGCCGGGACCTTGGAGTTCCCGGAAGCGGCCATGACCAGCGAACCGGCCAGCACAGGGGGGACCTCCGCGGGCAGCGTGCGAATGACCCGACAGCCCATGTTCTTCCTGCGCGAGATGCGCGTGAAATGGCAACTGGAGGGCGTCGATTCCCCGGCAGAACAGGTGGTCGACGTGCAGGCAGGGATGCGCACCAACCCGCATGCCCTCCCTCGAATCCCGATCACGCACGCCGCGGCTGCGATCATCAAGCTCAAGGCGTCCGAGCCCGGCACGTTCGGCCTGCGTGGCACGATCACGGTCGATCTCTCGGCCAAAGACCTGGATCCCCTGGTCCCGGCTGCTCAGGCGGAATTGACCGTCAGTCGCAAGGTGCCGGTGTTGTTCGTGACCGGAATGAACATCGAAGCCGAGGCGCGGGCGGGCACAAGTCCGGTCCCGGGCCCTGGAACGGTGACCGGTGGTGGCATTCTGCCGCCGCTGAGTCCC
It includes:
- the pilM gene encoding pilus assembly protein PilM, translating into MTVREHVGLLITPQAIEAAHCVLGDDGQIRFDFHHHLTLETSLVDEEGEVADSQALGEALATFWAANDIRCRHVVVGLYGRGAIARLVSLPRIPANQLQQVVLSEAEQYSVFREEEPLVDYFTVDTDTDTSTVFYAATSKRLLDAYAKALKVAKLSPLGFDLVHFAGLRQLVNARTTTTEHWDGVAVMALRLVITSWQGKNLQNWREVALQRHEAQTDEQGYQQIETEVTRTLLEEAGTERELLVAGASLAESARLSDYFRSHTDTPLAAVGLEHWAKRVPPSALEHISPACLGLALWGYETAIPSLDLSRSERFGGALGERLSVWWAGLNVDRSVGVAALLATLGLLTGAGGVAYMAYGVVGAENQRLEAEITGLTADTTVLNARLTALKLETDTNKAILDLIGEQAAPNLAVNLLAETSDIVPADAYLSRLSADTPTTVLLEGAATSQGSGLLLAHKLAELREVSRVSLLEVLRSEAGLFSFRIKAEIQPGSLLPTPSQAGTVGTTSGAASPQGAS
- a CDS encoding prepilin-type N-terminal cleavage/methylation domain-containing protein; its protein translation is MAQVARRRLRARKGFTLIEITLAVLVVAGGLMAVATYFRNAVSLIDPKGNTGGVRRYLMAEQILRAEAEGLRVLQDVPADAGACRLVAPPDDSGFVLGVTQRRETPTEANAELLYMDLSVTHQSQTVATLTISTLRRKPASLDEKIGL
- a CDS encoding type II secretion system F family protein, producing MRVYEAVFKDVHNRFVKERLTARDVKEARTQLRERGQLPLQLNEVSRLTLWVERMRSAIERAGPSPEEKARRKAQAAKKRTEQEEFRQRLGSLQYFAYEAINDDTREEVVGTIRAHGLKEARQMLREQRLLPKSLKKDWFGQFKASKDGGPQVKKQQTYETSDADRLIQKIFPPSVSQKDLTLMAQQLAAITQAGLPIVQALHLLRDTVQNKYLQKIITEMSDQIAQGVSFGECIKAYRDVFPSLFIELVDMGETTGNLDENMARLADYMAKQLELQQKVKGAMTYPLIVLGILVLIVVGLMIFIVPTFMKLFAEFKVELPLATQMLLAMSWFVTNRWYTIFLLPVFVWLGKLIVRTALFKYVWDKIEFKIPIFGPLNYKVTLTHMLNNMAISLRSGLTVIRALDSLEENVRNHMLKDKVTEITENVKMGARLGAVVLAADIFPPLVNRLIAVGDETGAMDDMLFRASNYMDNEVEQSVKALTSAIEPMMTLFLGGTVMFIVGALYFPLMGIMGGAKH